The following coding sequences lie in one Halogeometricum rufum genomic window:
- a CDS encoding DUF7473 family protein has translation MSLATTPLQSAATGSPLAVAGTFASLALFLSITAHVAARNVLGDVPVKYAFVVGPIPAAVAVVFTAFELNSFVAIFLAVGLDGVAVKYLYGQSNRLSAYVTFVHVVVSIILGAVLFGLLLLLSSAPG, from the coding sequence ATGTCGCTAGCCACCACGCCGTTGCAGTCGGCGGCGACGGGGAGCCCCCTCGCCGTCGCGGGAACGTTCGCCTCGTTGGCGTTGTTCCTCTCCATCACCGCGCACGTCGCCGCGAGAAACGTCCTCGGCGACGTGCCGGTCAAGTACGCCTTCGTCGTCGGTCCCATCCCGGCGGCCGTCGCCGTCGTCTTCACCGCGTTCGAGTTGAACTCCTTCGTCGCCATCTTCCTCGCCGTCGGCCTCGACGGCGTCGCCGTGAAGTACCTCTACGGGCAGTCGAACCGCCTCTCGGCGTACGTCACGTTCGTCCACGTCGTCGTCTCCATCATCCTCGGCGCCGTCCTGTTCGGCCTCCTGTTGCTCCTGAGTTCGGCGCCCGGGTAG
- a CDS encoding TATA-box-binding protein, which produces MTDPKDTINIENVVASTGIGQELDLQSVAMDLEGADYDPEQFPGLVYRTQDPKSAALIFRSGKIVCTGAKSTDDVHESLELVFEKLRALQIPVEDDPEITVQNIVTSADLGRNLNLNAIAIGLGLENIEYEPEQFPGLVYRLDEPDVVALLFGSGKLVITGGKHPSDAEQAVDEIVSRLSDLGLYDG; this is translated from the coding sequence ATGACCGACCCCAAGGACACTATCAACATAGAGAACGTCGTCGCCTCGACCGGTATCGGTCAGGAACTCGACCTCCAAAGCGTGGCGATGGACCTCGAGGGTGCGGACTACGACCCCGAGCAGTTTCCCGGACTCGTCTACCGGACGCAAGATCCGAAATCTGCGGCGCTCATCTTCCGCTCCGGAAAAATCGTCTGCACCGGCGCGAAATCGACCGACGACGTGCACGAGAGCCTCGAACTCGTCTTCGAGAAACTCCGCGCGCTCCAGATTCCCGTCGAGGACGACCCCGAGATAACGGTCCAGAACATCGTCACCTCGGCGGACCTCGGCCGCAATCTGAACCTCAACGCCATCGCCATCGGCCTCGGGCTGGAGAACATCGAGTACGAGCCCGAGCAGTTCCCCGGGTTGGTCTACCGCCTCGACGAACCGGACGTCGTCGCGCTGCTGTTCGGGTCGGGCAAACTCGTCATCACGGGCGGCAAACACCCCTCGGACGCCGAGCAGGCCGTGGACGAAATCGTCTCGCGATTGAGCGACCTCGGCCTGTACGACGGGTAA
- a CDS encoding winged helix-turn-helix transcriptional regulator: protein MTDTRTQIRTYVDSHPGVHFNGLVRSLDLAPGQVQHHVRRLVDAERLVREEFYGRTHYYPPGLTEWERATVALYHRDTARAILTRLLDDGEARPAALAEELGVARSTLEWHVGHLEEQGVLQKQRDIRNRVTLVLERPAATAAVLARLDADAVGSAEPKGERSRGTETAADAD, encoded by the coding sequence ATGACCGACACACGAACCCAGATTCGAACGTACGTCGACTCGCACCCGGGCGTCCACTTCAACGGCCTCGTCCGTTCGCTCGACCTCGCGCCCGGTCAGGTCCAACACCACGTCCGTCGCCTCGTCGACGCCGAACGCCTCGTCCGCGAGGAGTTCTACGGCCGGACGCACTACTACCCGCCCGGACTCACCGAGTGGGAGCGAGCGACCGTCGCCCTCTACCACCGCGACACCGCCCGCGCCATCCTCACGCGACTGCTCGACGACGGGGAGGCGCGCCCCGCCGCCCTCGCCGAGGAACTCGGCGTCGCTCGGAGCACGCTGGAGTGGCACGTCGGCCACTTAGAGGAGCAGGGCGTCCTGCAGAAGCAACGCGACATCCGGAACCGGGTGACGCTGGTGCTCGAACGACCGGCGGCGACGGCGGCGGTGCTCGCGCGTCTCGACGCCGACGCGGTGGGGTCGGCGGAACCGAAGGGAGAGCGTTCCCGAGGGACGGAGACGGCCGCGGACGCGGACTGA
- a CDS encoding NADP-dependent oxidoreductase yields MEDTNRSWYFAERPAGEPDADCFELREEAVPEAGAGELLVRVEYLSVDPYMRGRMRDSESYAEPWDVGDVLRGGIVGEVVESNSERYDAGDFVTGEGTWADYSVLDADDTAPVDPDVADLPAYLGVLGMPGRTAYFGLLDVGDPKPGDTVVVSGAAGAVGSVVGQIAKLNGCRVVGFAGTDEKTRWLTEELGFDAAVNYQETDDYGAALDDVAPDGVDVYFDNVGGPITDAVFTKLNLDARVAVCGQIAHYNDESVPTGPRKLPLLIAPRARVQGLLVGDYATRFGEASEQLASWVASGEVDHRESVVEGLENAPDAFLGLFSGDNIGKQVVRVAE; encoded by the coding sequence GTGGAAGATACGAACCGTAGTTGGTACTTCGCGGAGCGACCAGCGGGTGAACCGGACGCGGACTGCTTCGAACTCAGAGAAGAGGCCGTCCCGGAGGCCGGCGCGGGAGAACTGCTCGTCCGCGTCGAGTATCTCTCCGTCGACCCGTACATGCGCGGCCGGATGCGAGACAGCGAATCGTACGCGGAACCGTGGGACGTCGGCGACGTACTGCGAGGTGGAATCGTCGGCGAAGTCGTCGAGAGCAACAGCGAGCGGTACGACGCGGGCGACTTCGTGACCGGTGAGGGGACGTGGGCCGACTACAGCGTCCTCGACGCGGACGACACCGCCCCCGTCGACCCCGACGTCGCGGACCTGCCAGCGTATCTCGGCGTCCTCGGGATGCCGGGCCGGACGGCGTACTTCGGACTGCTCGACGTCGGCGACCCGAAGCCCGGCGACACCGTCGTCGTCTCCGGGGCCGCGGGCGCAGTCGGGTCGGTCGTCGGGCAGATTGCGAAGCTGAACGGCTGCCGCGTCGTCGGGTTCGCTGGCACGGACGAGAAGACGCGCTGGCTCACGGAGGAACTCGGATTCGACGCCGCGGTCAACTACCAGGAGACCGACGACTACGGGGCCGCGCTGGACGACGTCGCACCGGACGGGGTCGACGTCTACTTCGACAACGTCGGCGGGCCGATTACGGACGCGGTGTTCACGAAACTGAACCTCGACGCTCGCGTGGCCGTCTGCGGGCAGATAGCGCACTACAACGACGAGAGCGTCCCGACGGGGCCTCGAAAGCTGCCGCTTCTCATCGCGCCGCGCGCGCGAGTTCAGGGGCTTCTCGTCGGCGACTACGCGACCCGATTCGGAGAGGCGAGCGAACAGCTCGCGAGTTGGGTCGCGAGCGGAGAGGTCGACCACCGCGAGTCGGTCGTCGAGGGGTTGGAGAACGCACCGGACGCGTTCCTCGGCCTGTTCTCCGGCGACAACATCGGGAAGCAGGTCGTCCGCGTGGCCGAGTGA
- a CDS encoding CPBP family intramembrane glutamic endopeptidase, whose protein sequence is MKLRELVWNGSERRPRAPVRLTLAVVALVLVVVAVGVVFSVFSAALTLSSGLAASFVSILLPGVLAVVLGVVVDRRRVSDLGLGFDRDWWLDLGFGLFLGAALMTVIFLLALAVGWVRVDGTFTGGSRGFLAGFALLTLQFLAVGFAEEILLRGYLLTNVAEGLAGYTSRAVAAGVAVLVSSVVFGAAHLLNPNATLVSTAGISLAGIFLAVGYVLTDELAIPVGLHVTWNLFQGGVYGFPVSGLGIGANVVDTAETGPDLFTGGAFGPEAGLLGVLGTVLGTALVVAYVRWRYGEARLAPGLFEPDLRWRD, encoded by the coding sequence ATGAAGCTCCGCGAACTCGTCTGGAACGGCTCGGAACGCCGCCCGCGCGCCCCCGTTCGCCTGACCCTCGCCGTCGTCGCGCTGGTTCTCGTCGTCGTGGCCGTCGGCGTCGTCTTCAGCGTCTTCAGCGCCGCGCTGACGCTGTCGAGCGGCCTCGCCGCCTCGTTCGTCTCCATCCTCCTGCCGGGTGTTCTGGCCGTCGTCCTCGGCGTCGTCGTCGACCGTCGCCGCGTGTCGGACCTCGGACTCGGCTTCGACCGGGACTGGTGGCTGGACCTCGGCTTCGGCCTGTTCCTCGGCGCCGCTCTCATGACCGTCATCTTCCTCCTCGCCCTCGCCGTCGGTTGGGTTCGCGTCGACGGGACGTTCACCGGTGGCTCTCGGGGCTTCCTCGCCGGGTTCGCGCTCCTGACGCTCCAGTTTCTCGCCGTCGGCTTCGCCGAGGAGATACTCCTGCGGGGCTACCTCCTGACGAACGTCGCCGAGGGGTTGGCCGGCTACACCTCACGCGCCGTCGCCGCGGGCGTCGCCGTCCTCGTCTCCTCCGTCGTCTTCGGCGCCGCGCACCTTCTGAACCCGAACGCGACGCTCGTGAGTACGGCCGGCATCTCGCTGGCGGGTATCTTCCTCGCCGTCGGCTACGTGTTGACGGACGAACTCGCCATTCCTGTCGGTCTGCACGTCACGTGGAACCTGTTTCAGGGCGGCGTGTACGGCTTCCCCGTCAGCGGACTCGGCATCGGCGCGAACGTCGTCGACACCGCGGAGACGGGGCCGGACCTGTTCACCGGCGGCGCGTTCGGCCCCGAGGCGGGTCTGCTCGGCGTCCTCGGAACCGTCCTCGGAACCGCCCTCGTCGTCGCCTACGTCCGGTGGCGGTACGGCGAAGCGCGACTCGCGCCCGGCCTGTTCGAACCGGACCTGCGCTGGCGCGACTGA
- a CDS encoding methyltransferase domain-containing protein — protein sequence MYCLELAGEADDESLAALEAERAAATAVERVAPGLATARGVRLGRVPTLAYTHRVSELVGRTDADVESAVALLRAASVDRTGSVAVRGRDVRSSSGVSASAAERALGGVLVDRGFEVDLDDPDHVLRACFSDGTCLLGWEAAASVRDFGTRAPTDRPFFQPGSMNPLDARAYVNLAAGPALPDATVVDPMCGTGGILIEAGLVGARAVGNDAQWKMSRGARENLGAYLPDAEWDVVRGDATALPLRDDTADAVVFDAPYGRQSKIARHELADLVGGALAEAARVAPAAVLVADRPWADEAEDAGWAVDARFERRVHRSLDRHVHVLSRA from the coding sequence GTGTACTGCCTCGAACTGGCCGGCGAGGCGGACGACGAATCCCTCGCCGCCCTCGAAGCCGAACGCGCCGCCGCGACGGCCGTCGAACGCGTCGCGCCCGGTCTGGCGACGGCCCGCGGCGTCCGCCTCGGTCGCGTGCCGACGCTCGCGTACACCCACCGCGTCTCCGAACTCGTCGGGCGGACCGACGCCGACGTGGAGAGCGCCGTCGCCCTCCTCCGGGCCGCCTCGGTCGACCGGACGGGGAGCGTCGCGGTCCGCGGACGCGACGTCCGCTCCTCGTCGGGTGTGAGCGCGTCGGCCGCCGAACGCGCCCTCGGCGGCGTCCTCGTCGACCGCGGCTTCGAGGTCGACCTCGACGACCCCGACCACGTCCTGCGCGCCTGTTTCTCGGACGGCACCTGCCTCCTCGGCTGGGAGGCGGCCGCGAGCGTCCGCGACTTCGGCACTCGCGCGCCGACCGACCGGCCGTTCTTCCAACCGGGGAGCATGAACCCCCTCGACGCTCGGGCGTACGTCAACCTCGCCGCCGGCCCCGCCCTGCCGGACGCGACGGTGGTCGACCCGATGTGCGGCACCGGCGGCATCCTCATCGAGGCCGGTCTGGTCGGCGCCCGCGCCGTCGGCAACGACGCGCAGTGGAAGATGTCCCGCGGCGCCCGCGAGAATCTCGGGGCGTACCTCCCCGACGCCGAGTGGGACGTGGTCCGCGGCGACGCCACCGCCCTCCCCCTCCGCGACGACACCGCCGACGCGGTGGTGTTCGACGCGCCCTACGGCCGGCAGTCGAAGATAGCTCGACACGAACTCGCCGACCTGGTGGGCGGCGCACTCGCCGAGGCGGCCCGAGTCGCGCCCGCGGCCGTCCTCGTCGCCGACCGACCGTGGGCGGACGAGGCCGAAGACGCCGGGTGGGCGGTGGACGCGCGGTTCGAACGCCGCGTGCATCGCTCGCTGGACCGCCACGTCCACGTCCTCTCGCGCGCCTGA
- the hisG gene encoding ATP phosphoribosyltransferase — protein sequence MRIAVPNKGRLHDPSVELLERAGLHIESGADRKLYADTVDPDVTVLFARAADIPEYVRDGAAAVGITGLDQVRESGHELEELVDLEFGSCRLVLAAPEDGDITSVEDVAGKTVATEFPTIARNYFAEKGVEADVVEVTGATELTPHVEMADAIIDITSTGTTLRVNRLAVVDEVLASSVRLFARPDVVDDPKVKQLVTAFQSVIAAEDKRYVMMNAPRDSLDDVREVLPGLGGPTVMDVAGDDMVAVHAVVDERLVFEVVNDLKQVGASGILVTEIERLVE from the coding sequence ATGCGCATCGCCGTGCCCAACAAGGGGCGTCTGCACGACCCGAGCGTCGAACTCCTCGAACGCGCCGGCCTCCACATCGAGAGCGGTGCCGACCGCAAACTGTACGCCGACACGGTCGACCCCGACGTGACGGTGCTGTTCGCCCGCGCGGCCGACATCCCCGAGTACGTCCGCGACGGCGCCGCCGCCGTCGGCATCACCGGTCTCGACCAGGTGCGCGAGTCGGGCCACGAACTCGAGGAACTGGTGGACCTGGAGTTCGGCTCCTGCCGCCTCGTCCTCGCCGCCCCCGAGGACGGCGACATCACGTCTGTCGAGGACGTGGCCGGCAAGACGGTGGCGACGGAGTTCCCCACCATCGCGCGGAACTACTTCGCGGAGAAGGGCGTCGAAGCCGACGTCGTCGAGGTGACGGGCGCGACGGAACTCACCCCGCACGTCGAGATGGCCGACGCCATCATCGACATCACCTCCACGGGGACGACGCTCCGCGTGAACCGCCTCGCCGTCGTCGACGAGGTGCTCGCCTCCTCGGTGCGTCTGTTCGCCCGACCCGACGTGGTCGACGACCCCAAGGTGAAGCAGTTGGTGACGGCGTTCCAGTCGGTCATCGCCGCCGAGGACAAGCGCTACGTGATGATGAACGCGCCCCGCGACAGTCTGGACGACGTGCGCGAGGTGCTGCCGGGACTGGGCGGCCCGACGGTGATGGACGTGGCGGGCGACGACATGGTCGCCGTCCACGCCGTCGTGGACGAACGCCTCGTGTTCGAGGTGGTGAACGACCTGAAACAGGTGGGCGCGTCGGGCATCCTCGTCACCGAAATCGAGCGACTCGTCGAGTAG